In Uranotaenia lowii strain MFRU-FL chromosome 2, ASM2978415v1, whole genome shotgun sequence, one genomic interval encodes:
- the LOC129747779 gene encoding eukaryotic translation elongation factor 1 epsilon-1, producing the protein MASVENVNKAANFMKVAPGKIGYNSEKIITRYIPEKSESISGFSSIIQSLARESKNEIIRNSFNDIETELQVAQWIDYSVLFISPAGKDKHVAKTLLEELNKYLESRSYLVNHTLSLADVVVFYAIQDTMNNLQPLDKEHYLNVSRWFNHLQQQKAIRQNDVLINFSTLHLLGWATGTHV; encoded by the exons ATGGCAAGTGTAGAGAACGTCAATAAAGCTGCCAACTTCATGAAAGTGGCACCAGGGAAAATCGGATATAATTCAGAGAAG atcatCACACGCTATATTcctgaaaaaagtgaaagtATATCCGGATTTTCTTCGATTATCCAATCGCTTGCACGGGAgagtaaaaatgaaataattcgaAACAGCTTCAATGACATAGAGACGGAACTCCAGGTTGCCCAATGGATTGATTATTCCGTGTTATTTATTTCTCCTGCCGGTAAAGACAAACACGTTGCCAAAACTTTGCTGGAG GAACTGAACAAATACCTTGAATCGCGATCGTACCTAGTCAACCACACTCTGAGCCTTGCTGATGTTGTAGTATTCTATGCCATTCAGGATACCATG AATAATCTACAACCACTGGACAAGGAGCACTACCTTAATGTGTCGCGTTGGTTTAATCACCTACAACAACAGAAGGCAATTCGCCAGAATGACGTGCTCATCAACTTTTCTACATTACACCTGCTCGGTTGGGCCACAGGAACACACGTTTGA